The following coding sequences are from one Corticium candelabrum chromosome 20, ooCorCand1.1, whole genome shotgun sequence window:
- the LOC134195311 gene encoding serine/arginine repetitive matrix protein 2-like, giving the protein MQRSASFSEADCRKLKGRELIESKEETKSLVSRRSHGRHRRRSSQRRRSRSSGESSTRRSREEREERHESAEARQRRKETQVSSNWRERESGGSTRSRRRHHRRSGYRCEERACAKDAGKSDKGYFTLGGLKQQRVSWQGELLDHPSSDGHQQDKSKRRRHVRHHMDSSDSGHRGCSSTSISSTDDDDDDDNMDSDWARWVSRRSAALRPVPLGCGSQRGSQEQDGPGRRVVIRYSSGSAVWHQTTTPKNVTEQTNDDDVCSNSSRLQSQSSDEKRKKPKFLSSVARRLFGSAKKSKNTRDTEEVDELCTAQQTLQPHRPQNIPSPPRRKAPQVDPQKAKQHHVVTKKRSSSRQTDSNSSRPTSENMPSVGQNETLETNLYSQVEEEVVEQEANVDVGDKEFGLDSEVFSSHNVSFPSEDVQAVCPNVIKVDVLSEPPSPMTIEHLKVHTSSPDPALIAANTYSDKTLGGSRPTSSTHQIRGLATRSNNLPFSISTAARYAGISPALLKRLCAVTRVADDGPLDCELEDRETPNRQGYQALIRDHDAIRRSKSPSPAMSDVSKRTSLVRDRTPETRNTSKEVGKCCNCSIKLGHLTSDDGARQQGVLPDDTFSDIPIYDCRDFPELGVSDLFPGGPTRHENEVGCQCQCVQKGCGWTGSEISNNLVDDRRRSLALRQFNLQSLMFGHPPEGLKSHIVIEDLDNAAGKAVQTISWLQSQVPYSQRRHRQRSSSPNGCEDEKTSADSGYTSGGGAGLQKFLADNSSRMVMKKAVQNIARSILI; this is encoded by the coding sequence ATGCAACGGTCTGCATCTTTCTCTGAAGCGGATTGCCGCAAGCTGAAGGGAAGGGAATTGATTGAATCAAAGGAGGAAACAAAGAGTCTAGTCAGTCGACGCTCTCATGGCAGACACAGGCGACGGAGCTCTCAGCGGCGGAGAAGTCGTTCTTCAGGTGAATCATCGACAAGACGCAGCAGGGAGGAGAGGGAGGAGAGACACGAGAGTGCTGAGGCGAGACAACGCAGGAAGGAGACGCAAGTGAGCTCGAATTGGAGGGAGAGGGAATCTGGAGGTTCAACGCGCAGTCGGAGGCGCCACCATCGGAGGTCCGGATATCGGTGCGAGGAGCGCGCTTGTGCTAAAGATGCTGGGAAGTCGGATAAAGGATATTTCACTTTGGGTGGTTTAAAGCAGCAGCGTGTGTCCTGGCAGGGTGAATTGCTTGACCATCCCTCATCAGACGGTCATCAACAAGACAAGAGTAAGAGGAGGAGGCATGTGAGGCATCATATGGATAGTAGTGATAGTGGACATAGAGGCTGCTCGAGTACTTCGATTTCAAgcactgatgatgatgatgatgatgacaacatgGACTCGGACTGGGCGAGGTGGGTGTCCAGACGGTCCGCTGCACTGAGACCTGTTCCTTTAGGCTGTGGTTCCCAGCGTGGATCTCAGGAGCAAGATGGTCCTGGACGAAGAGTCGTGATTCGTTACTCATCAGGATCGGCAGTTTGGCACCAGACGACCACACCTAAGAATGTCACTGAACAGactaatgatgatgatgtttgtAGCAATTCTAGTCGATTGCAGTCTCAAAGTTCTGATGAGAAGAGGAAAAAGCCGAAATTTTTGTCGTCTGTTGCTCGCCGACTTTTTGGTTCAGCTAAAAAGTCAAAAAATACTCGTGATACAGAAGAAGTTGACGAGTTATGTACTGCACAGCAAACATTACAACCTCATCGTCCTCAGAACATCCCATCTCCTCCTCGTCGAAAAGCACCTCAAGTTGATCCTCAAAAGGCCAAACAGCATCATGTTGTCACTAAAAAGAGATCCAGCAGTCGACAAACTGACTCAAATTCAAGCAGACCGACTTCGGAAAACATGCCATCAGTGGGTCAAAATGAGACTTTGGAAACAAATCTTTATAGCCAAGTGGAGGAGGAAGTTGTAGAGCAGGAAGCAAATGTTGATGTTGGAGACAAAGAGTTTGGCCTCGATTCAGAGGTTTTTTCATCACATAATGTGTCGTTTCCCTCTGAAGATGTGCAGGCTGTTTGTCCGAATGTTATCAAAGTGGATGTTCTATCTGAGCCACCTTCTCCAATGACAATTGAACACTTGAAAGTCCACACATCGTCTCCAGATCCAGCTCTAATAGCAGCAAACACTTACAGTGACAAGACCTTGGGAGGAAGCCGGCCGACATCGAGTACTCACCAGATAAGAGGATTGGCTACTAGAAGCAATAATTTGCCATTTAGTATTTCCACAGCTGCCAGATATGCTGGTATCTCTCCTGCTCTTCTCAAACGTCTCTGTGCGGTTACGAGGGTTGCTGACGATGGTCCACTTGACTGTGAGCTTGAGGACAGAGAGACACCCAACAGACAAGGATACCAGGCACTTATTAGAGACCACGATGCTATAAGACGGTCAAAGAGTCCCTCGCCTGCAATGTCTGATGTTAGCAAGCGAACGTCATTAGTACGAGATCGCACACCTGAAACACGCAATACATCAAAGGAAGTGGGCAAATGTTGCAACTGTTCAATCAAACTCGGTCATCTCACGAGTGACGATGGAGCGAGACAGCAAGGAGTTTTGCCTGACGATACATTCTCTGACATTCCAATCTACGATTGCCGAGATTTTCCTGAGTTAGGCGTGTCTGATCTATTTCCCGGAGGCCCAACTCGTCATGAAAATGAAGTTGGATGTCAATGCCAGTGTGTTCAGAAGGGCTGTGGCTGGACAGGCTCTGAGATATCCAACAATTTGGTTGATGATCGACGACGATCGCTGGCATTACGACAGTTCAATTTACAGTCACTCATGTTTGGCCATCCTCCAGAGGGTCTAAAGAGTCATATTGTGATTGAAGATTTAGACAATGCTGCAGGCAAAGCTGTCCAGACTATTTCTTGGTTACAGTCTCAGGTGCCATACAGTCAAAGGAGACATCGCCAGAGAAGCTCATCTCCCAACGGTTGCGAGGATGAGAAAACATCTGCAGACTCGGGCTACACATCGGGTGGTGGAGCAGGTCTGCAGAAGTTTCTAGCGGATAACTCAAGTCGAATGGTCATGAAGAAAGCAGTTCAGAACATTGCTCGATCTATACTCATATAA
- the LOC134195312 gene encoding uncharacterized protein LOC134195312 produces MLSLQETTSSELSVSSDPLVEIRNISSWTRVPLSHINLPVSEIEANTVKAWIIDKLPANHSKKFTASGEIDLINFIYVRLCDEACQPDQLMAVLAQFFGEETRQFVLLLWRFVAEALVLKRHQLSEQDIATARILGNADMAARETLVEPDPREWMASLARLSTNQEKLHKEPALSGHAVTFQLTVPERRALYDFSAEVARSKIECQNFDLSQLESQAAQAQELVSTKLGGESSHQPFGFLDKMMQQRDYRRRRQSYRARNTHITKRTPTEVMRDLIEAHMDLLGTSVSSQEAKANRSDWCSSESTDIHLSAARKEQSRGHSEHHSSKKRHKPSKHDSK; encoded by the exons ATGTTGTCGTTACaagaaacaacatcatcagAATTAAGTGTATCTTCTGACCCACTTGTTGAGATTCG AAACATCAGTTCATGGACTCGTGTTCCTCTGTCTCATATTAATCTGCCAGTGTCTGAAATTGAGGCAAACACTGTGAAAGCATGGATTATTGATAAGCTTCCTGCCAATCATTCAAAGAA GTTTACAGCCAGTGGTGAGATTGACTTGATCAACTTCATTTATGTGCGACTGTGTGATGAAGCGTGTCAGCCTGATCAACTCATGGCAGTGCTTGCCCAGTTTTTTGGTgaag aAACAAGGCagtttgtgttgctgttgtggagGTTTGTTGCTGAGGCGTTAGTGCTGAAACGTCACCAACTTAGCGAG CAAGACATTGCGACAGCAAGAATTTTGGGAAATGCAGACATGGCTGCCAGAGAAACATTAGTTG AACCTGATCCAAGAGAGTGGATGGCTTCATTGGCAAGGCTCAGTACAAATCAAGAGAAACTGCATAAAGAGCCAGCTCTGTCAGGCCATGCTGTTACTTTTCAACTAACTGTGCCAGAACGAAGAGCTCTTTACGATTTTTCAGCGGAG GTTGCAAGGTCAAAGATAGAGTGTCAAAATTTCGATTTGTCACAACTTGAGTCTCAGGCTGCTCAAGCTCAGGAGCTCG TGAGCACAAAGCTGGGTGGAGAGTCTTCACACCAGCCGTTTGGTTTCCTAGACAAGATGATGCAGCAGAGAGATTATAGACGACGCAGACAGTCTTATCGAGCGAGAAATACACATATTACTAAGAGAACACCTACAGAG GTTATGAGGGACCTGATAGAGGCACACATGGATCTGTTGGGAACAAGTGTATCTAGTCAAGAGGCAAAAGCAAATAGAA GTGACTGGTGCTCTTCAGAGTCAACTGACATCCATCTCAGTGCTGCCAGGAAGGAGCAGAGCAGGGGACACAGTGAGCATCATTCAAGCAAAAAAAGACATAAGCCTTCTAAGCACGACAGTAAATAA